AGCTGCATTCGCATGCGAGCCGGAACCAACGCTCATCTGCGTGTTGAGGTTTGTACCAAAGCTCAGCGTGGATGTTGCAAGAGCCATCGAAACGAAGGCTATCAGCACACCCAAGGCCGATATCGTTGCTATTTTCCCGTTCATGTTAACCACACTAACATCTGGTCATCAAGGCTTAAATACCGTTATAAAATCTTTAGGTTTTCATTTCGGTTTTCAGAATGCAGTAAAGATCCAAATATGCGCAATTCTATTTACGTTTTTGCAGCACAAGCGCTCGGGAAAAAATGCGAAACTAAGAATGCCGAAGAAATAAGGAGTTTCAATTCTCATTAAATATCCTGAAATTATTGTCATTATGGTAAGCATATTTAAAGGTTCCCTGACAAGCAATACCATGGATGGCGGGGGTATCAGGAGCGAGTTCAACGACAGGTACAGCGTAACCGCAAGGAAGATGGTCAGAATAGTCTCTGCAAATTCAAGGGCAAAAATTACTGAAATAGCTAACATGCTCAAGATATCAAGGAGGACCGCGGCATTGAAACTCTCGGGCATGGAGAAGGAGCTCAAGATCCACTACATACTGGAACTGAATGAGGAGAAGCTGGGGCTAAACAGGCCTCACCTCATACTTGTGAAGTTCAAGGCAAAGCCAGATTATGCAAAGGTTGCGGCCCTTCTCAACAAGTCGCACATACCGCAGGTCGCCGCATCGGTAAAGGGCACGTACGACATGCTGATATATGCGAATGCGCTTTCGGGTACGGAATACGCGCATTGGGACAAGAAGATGCAAACGCTGCTTGCGCCTTACAAGGTCGAATGGCACAGCTCAGAAGTAGTGCACAGGCAGCTTGGATTCTTCCCTCTCAGGAACGAGATAATAGAAAAGGCTAACATAAAGGAGAAGTACAAGAAGATACTGCGCATACTGAACAGCAACTCAAGGATAAGCTTCCAGGAGCTCGCGAAGGAATTGGACATGAACGTGAACACCGCGGTGTACAACTTCAACAACATAATGCGAATGGGCTACATAAAGTCGTTCACAATATCGATAGAGCCGCCGAAGAGCATATCATTCATGACGTTCTTCAGCAAGTACATACCTGCAGAGGGCTATGAGGATGCGTCCGCAAAGGCGAGGAAGGCATTCACCAGCGACGACGAGAATTCGCTCATAAGCAGGTACATAATAACAGCGCCGCTAATAGGCAGCTACGACTTCTTCACCCTTGGTGCATTCGACAGCTTCAGCATAGGCTACAGGGAGGACGTGCTTCATCACAAGGACCTGTTCAGGAAGTTCGGCATAACGATGCTTTACGGGGAGATAGACAGAATACTGATTGGAAGGCTCCCCATAAGGAGCATGGACACGAAAAGCGAGTACAAGACCCTGGTATGGAGCACCGATTGATCGGTTTTGTGACTGCGTTTCTGCTTTTTATAAAAATAAGAATCAGAGGGAAAAACGGCACCACAAAACTTTTATTCCGCTAATCGCAAAAAAGCAAAACTTTAAATATTATATAGATTCCAAGTAGATACTGAAGTCTAGCGGTTTCGTACACAGCTTTTTATATGAGTGTTTGCGTTGCCGTCTGGAAGTCATATTTAGCGGGGGTAAAATGAATAGTGTTAGGAGTTATTTGCTAATAATAGCGCTCGGTGCGCTTTTCCTTGTAGGATTTTCTCATGTTACAAATGCGCTTACTGCTCAACTGCAGGCCTGCGCAGGCTCAACTAGCTGCACGAATTTCGTAAGCACCAATTCTACAGCAAGCTGGTACATAGACCAAGGCCAGGCAATTAGCTTCAAAGGAATTGCTACAGGCGGAAGTAACGGGTGCTATGGCAATGCTACAGAAAATTACGAGCAATGGAGCTCTTGCCCGCCAACAGGCGTCTACTATAACATTGGCAAATACTTCTTCACCTACACGATAGGTGGTCCACTGTCATACCCATCGGCTTATTGCCCAGGTGGTACATACTACTATAATGCATTTTGGGGATCTCCTTCAGTGAGTGGCAATCCAAACATCCCATGGTCGGATTCTCCGATGCCTGTATTTTATGCAAATAAAGACGGCAATACTGGAATCTCCTTCACCGCAGGTTATGGCGGCAGCTTAGTATCATGCTATACAACTAAGCCCGGGGAGATAACTCCTGTATCTTTTGATGTCTTTGATGCAAGCAATCCTGTAGGAGACGAATATGTATCCTATAATGTAATTATAAACCCGACACTTACGGCACCTACCCTTACTGTATCCAATTCAGTTGTCGATGTTGGAACGCCGATATCATTTGATGTCAGTAATTGGATGAACGGGACATCTCCATACAAAGTTGAGATTGCCCAGACCCAGCCAACAGGCACAGACTCATGCGGCTCTCTTGCTGGGGCGTCATTCAGCACCACTCAGTCTACAAATGCTTTGGTGACTTATTCTGTACCTGGCTCGCAGATCAACACCCCCGGCACTTATTACTTCTGCGCTACTGTGACTGACAACTCATTGAGCCCTGAATCGAACACATCCACTCCTGTGAAGCTCGTGGTTAATCCGCCGCTTTCTGCATCGCTTAATGTTACCTCTTCAGTTACAATGGATGCGGGACAGACAATAACGCTTGTCGCAACACCTTCCGGTGGAAGCGGCAACTACATATATTCCTGGCAGCAGGGCAGCAGCACTGATTGCCCAGGTTTCGCGGGCCAGAATCCCGGTGATTCCAACACATTTGTGTATTCGCCGACTAGCCAATCAAGCAGCGTTTGCGGGATAGAGGTCAACGTAAATGACGGATTTAATACCGTCCAGGAAAGCACAGGCTCTATAACAATAAACAAAGTACTCAGCGCACCAACAGTATCTCCTTCGCCGGTAAACATGGACAACGGGCAGACAATGACCCTTTCTTCCAACACGCAGGGAGGGACAGGATCCTATGGCCTTTACCTATGGGGATCAAGCTGTACTGGCGTATCATTAAGTACTGTATCTACACCTGCTTTGACATTCACCCCAACCGGCACCGGAGCATGCACTGCTGAAATAGAGGTCAATGACACAGGCACATCCACAGGTGTGGGACTTTTCCCATTGCAGGAGTCCAATACATCGGCACTTGATTCAATTACCATCAACACGGTCCTTACGGCGCCTTCGCAGCCTACCGTAACAAACACCATAATGGACCAGGGTGAAGACACCATAATTACTGCAACATTGCCAAGCAGCGGAACGCCGCCATACACATACAACTGGATGGTTTCAACCAATGGCGGAGGCAGTTTCTCTCCTGCAACTGCGCAGTGTGGAGCCACTGCAAGCGGAACCGCGCTTGCAGACGAGCAGGTAAGCTGCACATTCAAGACAAATACCCTTACTGCACCGCTTGGCGGATACTATTTCGAGCTCAAGATAAATGACAGTACAACTGCAGGGGCAACGCCGCCTGAAGTCAACACGTCGCCAAGGTCGACATTGATAACGCTAAACCAACCGCTAAAGCAACCATCTACTCCAACAGCGTCAAACTCTGTAATAGACCAGGGCCAAACCACCGTAATATCAACTTCCATACCAAACCCAGAGCTTGGTTCAGGAGGATATTCATACCAGTGGGTATATTCGCTTAACGGCGGAGCAAACATGATAGCACCTGTCTCTCTTTGCATCGTAAACTCAAGCGCATCGGTATCGCAGGGAGCCGCACTCAAATGCGTGTTCAACACCAACGTGCTGTCGCAGGATGGCGTGTATGAATTCTCGCTTAAGCTGAACGACACAGTGGCAACGACACCAACGTCAATACTCACCTCGCCAGTGCAAGTGAATCTCTACAAGCTTCCGAAGATAACCATAGCACCGAGCAACACCCTCACGGATTCGCTGCAGACTGAAACATATACCATATCCGCAACAAATGGTGCGGGCCCGTTTGATGTTGAGCTCTTCAACATAACCGGCTCAAAGAATCAGAATGCGAACGTAATGGTGGCTTCCGGAGGGACAAATGAGGTAAGCTTTACCGTAGCATCGCCTGTGAACGGCAATTCATTCACATTCAACGCTATTGCTACAGACAAGGGGACAATTAGCACGCCATTCGTATTCAGTTCATCGCCCAACACAATTTTCGTCAATAAAACGCTTACACAAGCATCCACGCCTACTGCAACAAACACCCTTGTGGACAAGGGCCAGATTACAGTGATTGCAAGCACTCTTCCGGCAACTGGCACATATCCGTATTCGTACCAGTGGCTTGTTTCGTACAACGGCGGCTCGTATGCAGCTGCGTCTTCAACAGAATGCGCAACCCCATCGGGGGCAAGCCAGCCGAAATTAACATCGGAATCATGCATATTCTCGACAAACCAGCTTACCCAAACTGGTTATTACGATTTCGAGCTGCAGATAACTGACAGCGCATCAACCGCTGCAAGCACGACATCCGCACCTGTAACAGTGCATGTGAACTCCACGCTTACGGCATCATCGTCTCCGCTCTCTGTGACCAACACTGTCATAGATCAGGGGCAGACAACTGTATTGTCTACAACACTTCCAGCAACTGGAACCTACGGATACAATTGGCAGTGGCTGGTATGGCCAGAGAACGTAGTGGGATATTACGGCTATGTTCCTGCGAACCAGGTCTTTGGGTCAAACGTTGTATGCGCAGTCCCTAGCGGGTCTACAGGTGCAACAGGCATCATGGTCAACGGAGTACTCACGTGCAAGTTCACCACATCGAACAGCACGGTAGGTTCAACCCCTGTGGGGCTGTATTCATTCAGATTGCAGGTGACTGACAGCGCAACCACTAACGAAGTGACTAACACATCAATATCAACGATTACAGTTAACAGGCAGGCTATGCCTACAGTGGGCCTGCCTACAAACACGCTCATGGACCAGGGACAGGCAACAGTGATAAGCAGCACCATGCAGCACAACGGGACGTATGCAGGATCATTCCCGTATTCGTACCAGTGGCTCTATGAGTACAACGGCATAGGCGGCTACACTGCTGCGCCTTCGTCCATATGCGCAACACCCTCTGGCAGTGGCCTATTGGCAAGCGGGGCAG
This is a stretch of genomic DNA from Candidatus Micrarchaeota archaeon. It encodes these proteins:
- a CDS encoding winged helix-turn-helix transcriptional regulator; its protein translation is MVSIFKGSLTSNTMDGGGIRSEFNDRYSVTARKMVRIVSANSRAKITEIANMLKISRRTAALKLSGMEKELKIHYILELNEEKLGLNRPHLILVKFKAKPDYAKVAALLNKSHIPQVAASVKGTYDMLIYANALSGTEYAHWDKKMQTLLAPYKVEWHSSEVVHRQLGFFPLRNEIIEKANIKEKYKKILRILNSNSRISFQELAKELDMNVNTAVYNFNNIMRMGYIKSFTISIEPPKSISFMTFFSKYIPAEGYEDASAKARKAFTSDDENSLISRYIITAPLIGSYDFFTLGAFDSFSIGYREDVLHHKDLFRKFGITMLYGEIDRILIGRLPIRSMDTKSEYKTLVWSTD